The Ensifer adhaerens genome contains a region encoding:
- the msrP gene encoding protein-methionine-sulfoxide reductase catalytic subunit MsrP: MPSYRPPRIVSSEITPEALFFNRRTFLGAAAGGGMLLAGSGTGLAAALGAPKSKYTVDEDLTPEADVTSYNNFYEFGTGKGDPAANSNSFKPTPWTVKVDGLVGKPKEFGLEELLALPIEERVYRMRCVEAWSMVIPWTGFQLSALLDKVEPLGSAKYVSFETVVRPSEMPGQSGFFQPLAWPYREGLRLDEARHPLTLLSVGVYGKTLPNQNGAPIRLVTPWKYGFKGIKSIVRISLTETQPPSTWNLSAPNEYGFFANVNPAVDHPRWSQATENRIGGGGFFGSNRRDTLPFNGYADEVAGLYAGMDLRANY; encoded by the coding sequence ATGCCATCTTACCGCCCGCCGCGAATCGTTTCCTCCGAGATCACCCCGGAGGCCCTCTTTTTCAACCGCCGCACCTTCCTAGGGGCTGCTGCCGGCGGCGGCATGCTGCTTGCGGGCAGCGGCACGGGGCTGGCGGCCGCACTCGGCGCGCCCAAGAGCAAATACACTGTCGACGAAGACCTGACGCCGGAGGCCGACGTCACCAGCTACAACAATTTCTACGAGTTCGGGACCGGCAAGGGCGACCCTGCTGCCAATTCGAACAGCTTCAAGCCAACGCCCTGGACCGTGAAAGTCGATGGCCTCGTCGGCAAGCCGAAGGAATTCGGGCTCGAGGAACTGCTAGCGCTCCCGATCGAGGAACGCGTCTACCGCATGCGCTGTGTCGAGGCCTGGTCGATGGTGATCCCCTGGACCGGGTTTCAGCTCTCGGCCCTGCTCGACAAGGTAGAGCCGCTTGGCAGCGCGAAATATGTCTCGTTCGAAACCGTCGTGCGCCCGTCCGAAATGCCGGGACAATCCGGGTTCTTCCAGCCGCTTGCCTGGCCCTATCGCGAAGGGCTGAGACTCGACGAGGCCCGTCACCCGCTGACGCTGCTGTCCGTCGGCGTCTACGGCAAGACGCTTCCCAACCAGAACGGCGCGCCGATCCGGCTGGTTACCCCTTGGAAATACGGATTCAAGGGGATCAAGTCGATCGTGCGTATTTCGCTCACGGAAACCCAGCCACCGTCCACCTGGAACCTCTCGGCGCCGAACGAGTACGGCTTCTTTGCCAACGTCAATCCGGCGGTCGATCATCCACGCTGGAGCCAGGCAACGGAAAACCGCATCGGCGGTGGCGGCTTCTTCGGCTCCAACCGGCGCGATACCCTGCCCTTCAATGGCTATGCCGACGAGGTGGCCGGACTTTATGCCGGCATGGAT
- a CDS encoding DegQ family serine endoprotease gives MIVGRRALVSLVIAVSLACPALAQEAKSVPQSRTEMQLSFAPLVKQTANAVVNVYAERVVERRSIFSGDPFFEEFFGQRMPNRSEKQSSLGSGVIVGKNGIVVTNNHVIEGADDIKVALADGREFPCKIVLKDDRLDLAVLKIQSDGPFDIVPLGDSDAVEVGDLVLAIGNPFGVGQTVTSGIVSALARNQVSSGDFGFFIQTDAAINPGNSGGGLIDMNGQLIGINTAIFSKGGGSNGVGFAIPANLVKVFVASAEGGNGAFVRPFIGASFEPVTSEVAEALGLSRARGALVTAVVAGGPAEQAGIKPGQVITAVNGIEVEHPDALGYRLTTVGIGHEARVTVSENGKPREVTIKLDRAPETSPRDERLIEGRNPFAGAVVANLSPRLADELRMSTSLQGVVVMQVNRGSPAARIGLEPKDIVRSVNGTAIDTSKTLEQVMADDASFWRVEIERDGQLIRQFFR, from the coding sequence ATGATCGTAGGTCGAAGAGCGCTTGTTTCGCTCGTCATCGCTGTTTCTCTCGCCTGTCCGGCATTGGCCCAGGAGGCCAAGAGCGTTCCGCAATCGCGGACCGAAATGCAGCTTTCCTTTGCGCCTCTCGTCAAGCAGACGGCAAATGCCGTCGTCAACGTCTATGCCGAGCGGGTGGTCGAGCGCCGTTCGATTTTCTCCGGTGACCCCTTCTTCGAGGAGTTCTTCGGCCAACGCATGCCGAACCGCTCGGAGAAGCAGTCTTCGCTCGGTTCCGGGGTGATCGTCGGCAAGAACGGCATCGTCGTGACCAATAACCACGTCATCGAGGGCGCCGACGATATAAAGGTGGCGCTGGCCGATGGCCGCGAGTTTCCCTGCAAGATCGTGCTCAAGGACGACCGGCTCGACCTCGCTGTTTTGAAGATCCAGTCGGACGGTCCCTTCGACATCGTGCCGCTTGGTGATTCCGATGCAGTCGAGGTCGGCGACCTCGTGCTCGCGATCGGCAACCCCTTCGGCGTCGGCCAGACGGTGACGAGTGGCATCGTCTCGGCGCTCGCGCGCAATCAGGTCTCCTCGGGTGATTTCGGCTTCTTTATCCAGACGGATGCGGCGATCAACCCGGGTAATTCCGGCGGTGGCCTTATCGACATGAACGGCCAGCTCATTGGCATCAACACGGCCATCTTCTCCAAGGGCGGCGGTTCTAACGGCGTTGGCTTTGCCATCCCCGCCAATCTGGTGAAGGTCTTCGTTGCGTCGGCCGAAGGTGGCAACGGCGCCTTCGTGCGTCCTTTCATCGGCGCCAGCTTCGAGCCGGTCACTTCGGAAGTGGCCGAAGCCCTTGGCCTCAGCCGCGCCCGTGGTGCGCTGGTGACCGCCGTCGTGGCCGGTGGCCCGGCCGAACAGGCCGGTATCAAGCCCGGCCAGGTGATCACCGCCGTCAACGGCATCGAGGTCGAACATCCCGACGCACTCGGTTATCGCCTGACGACGGTCGGCATCGGTCATGAGGCGCGCGTCACCGTATCGGAAAACGGCAAGCCGCGGGAAGTGACGATCAAGCTCGACCGGGCGCCCGAGACCTCGCCACGCGATGAACGGCTGATCGAAGGTCGTAACCCCTTCGCCGGTGCAGTCGTTGCCAACCTGTCGCCGCGCCTTGCCGACGAGCTGCGCATGTCGACCTCGCTGCAGGGCGTCGTCGTCATGCAGGTCAACCGCGGTTCGCCCGCCGCCCGCATCGGCCTCGAGCCGAAGGACATCGTGCGGTCGGTCAACGGCACGGCGATCGACACGTCGAAGACGCTGGAACAGGTAATGGCCGACGATGCCTCCTTCTGGCGTGTCGAGATCGAGCGCGACGGCCAGCTCATCCGTCAGTTCTTCCGATGA